The sequence TACGGGTACTCCCCGTACTCGATGAAGCTCGGGCAGTGATGCTCGCGGACGAATCTGATGAACGCGTCGGGGTTGGTCTTCCAGTCCTCGGGGAAGCCTTCGAGGTTCTCGAAGGCCGTACTCACCCCCGCCCTGGAGAACAGCGCGACGGCGTCCTCGGTGTACTTGTCGAAGTCGGTGTCGAAGATCCCCTGGTACATGAAACGCGTGTCGTCGTCGAAGAGCACCCAGCGCAGGTAGTGCAGCTTCAGTGGCGCGAGAAGGTGTGGATCGCCTTCCAGCGCCTTGGCCAGCGTGTGGCCGTGGTTGCGGATCGCCTCGGCCCGCCCCGGCTTGACGTCGGCGATGATGGTGAACCCGTAGCACGCCGGGGTCCTGGGGAAGACGGGGCCGTACTTGCCCTGCTCGAGGTGGTCGGTCTCCTTGGGAATGACGACCGCCTGAGGCGTGATGTCCATACCCGCTCCCCTTCGTTCGGTCAGAGGGGGAACAGGCAGGCGCCGCCTGACCACAGAATTATCCCATGCCCGATGCCGGGAGGATGAGTGAGGGGACGGCCGGAGCGAACCGACAGTTTCAGTCATCTTGACAAGTCAGATTGTCGGTGAGACGGTGATGGCATGTTCGAAGTGGCGGTGATCGAGGACCCGGCCGCGGCCGAGGTCTCGCTGGACCCGGTCCGCACCCGGCTCCTGGCCGAGCTGGCCGGAGGGGCCGCCTCGGCCACGATGCTGGCCGCGAAGGTCGGCCTGCCCAGGCAGAAGGTGAACTACCACCTCAAGGCGCTGGAGCGGCACGGCCTGGTCGAGCTGGTCGAAGAGCGCAAAAAGGGCAACGTCACCGAGCGGGTGATGCGGGCCACGGCCGCGTCGTTCGTGATCTCGCCGACCGCGCTGGCCGCGGTCGCGCCCGACCCGGAGCGTTCGCCGGACCAGCTTTCGGCGCGCTGGCTGCTGGCCCTGGCCTCCCGGATGGTGCGCGACATGGGCGAGCTGATCACCGGCGCGGCCAAGGCCCGCAAGAGGGTCGCGACCTTCGCGATCGACGGCCAGGTGCGCTTCGCCTCGGCGGCCGATCGCGCCGCCTTCGCCGAGGAGCTCGCGGGCGCCGTCACCGCGCTGGTGGCCAAATACCACGACGAGACGGCCGAGGGCGGGCGCGATCACCGGGTGGTCGTCGCGGTGCACCCGAACGTCACCACCCGTCCGGCCTCCAGCGGACCGGCGCACGTCCAGGCCGCCTCGGACGGGCCGGTTCAGGACGGGCCGGTTCAGGACGGGGCGCAGGGGTTGTAGCCCGCCGGGCAGGGCGTGTGACCGCCGCGGGAGTCGTGACCCGCCGCGCAGCGGTTGCGACCCGGCCGGAGGCGGTCCCGGCGCCGGGACGTTCCCCGGAGCGCGGGGTCACCGCCGGTGCGCACGCCCGGCGGGTGTGGTCATCCAGGTGGTGTGCCGCGCGTCCGGCAGGAGGGCCGGGAGGTGGACCACCGCCTGGGGCCGGCCGTTCAGGTGGAGCGCGTCGAGCACGAGCAGCTCGCTCCGCCGCCGCGCGCCGTCCTGCGTGAGGACCACGAGCCAGCCGTCTCCCTCGGCGCGGCCACGGGGGACGAAGACCGGCTGGCCGGCGCGCAGGCCCGGGGCGAGCTCCCGCACCTGCGTGCTGCCGGCCGCGAGGTCGTGGCCGACCAGCGCCCGCCCGCCGGGGGTGCGGCCGAACATCAGCTGATGCCTGCGGCCGGCCCGCCGGGAGTCGACCGACGCCAGCGTCATGGAGTCGACCAGCGGCCGCTCCTCCGCCGCGCCGCTCCCCAGGTCGAGCGTCCACCGGTGCACCCGCGGCGCCCCGGCGCCGTCCTCGCCGTCCCACGACGGAGCGTCGAAGGCCCGCTCGTGGCGGACGGCGTCCACGACGACGCGGCCGCCGTCGTCGTAGGCGTTGACCGAATGGGACACGTAGCAGGGGTCGATCGGGAACCAGCGGGGTTCCGTCGCGTCGCCGGGCCGCCGTGACAGCAGTCCGATGCGCGCCGGCCGGTCCCGCCGCCAGCGGTAGGGGAATCGGGTGCCGACCATCGCCGCCGCCCGGTGATAGGTCACGGGCAGGTCGAACACCACGACGAACCGTTCGGTGAGCGCGACCGCGTGCATGAGCGGTGCACCGTCGAGGGCGAAGGGCCGGGCGTCGCGGATGCCGCCGTCCGTCCCGAGGGTCAGGTGCTCCGCGCAGCCCAGACCGGGATAGGTGGCGATCGTGTGCCATTCGGCCGTGGCCCGGTCCTGGACCGGCGGCGCGAGGCTCGCGCTCCACGGCCCGTCCGGCGGCCGGGCGGCGGATCCGGCGGGCCGGATCCAGGTCGCGAGGTCCGGCATCCGCTCCAGCGGGTGGCCGCCGAACTCCCCGGCCGTCGTGAGGCGCCGAGCGGTGCCGCCGCCGAGCCGTACGCCGGAGAAGAGGACGGGGCCGGCCGTGGCGTGCGACTGCCACGATCCCCCGGGATACGTGCTCGCCTGCACGAACGCGCCGTCCAGGCCGGAAGGTATGACGCCGTCGACCGGCAGCGGCTCGTCGTGCGTCCGGTGGCGGCGGGGCGCCGCGGACATGAGCGCCATGATCGGGTCGACGTGCTCCGTGACCGTCATA comes from Streptosporangium roseum DSM 43021 and encodes:
- a CDS encoding ArsR/SmtB family transcription factor: MFEVAVIEDPAAAEVSLDPVRTRLLAELAGGAASATMLAAKVGLPRQKVNYHLKALERHGLVELVEERKKGNVTERVMRATAASFVISPTALAAVAPDPERSPDQLSARWLLALASRMVRDMGELITGAAKARKRVATFAIDGQVRFASAADRAAFAEELAGAVTALVAKYHDETAEGGRDHRVVVAVHPNVTTRPASSGPAHVQAASDGPVQDGPVQDGAQGL
- a CDS encoding carotenoid oxygenase family protein, coding for MTVTEHVDPIMALMSAAPRRHRTHDEPLPVDGVIPSGLDGAFVQASTYPGGSWQSHATAGPVLFSGVRLGGGTARRLTTAGEFGGHPLERMPDLATWIRPAGSAARPPDGPWSASLAPPVQDRATAEWHTIATYPGLGCAEHLTLGTDGGIRDARPFALDGAPLMHAVALTERFVVVFDLPVTYHRAAAMVGTRFPYRWRRDRPARIGLLSRRPGDATEPRWFPIDPCYVSHSVNAYDDGGRVVVDAVRHERAFDAPSWDGEDGAGAPRVHRWTLDLGSGAAEERPLVDSMTLASVDSRRAGRRHQLMFGRTPGGRALVGHDLAAGSTQVRELAPGLRAGQPVFVPRGRAEGDGWLVVLTQDGARRRSELLVLDALHLNGRPQAVVHLPALLPDARHTTWMTTPAGRAHRR